In one window of Leguminivora glycinivorella isolate SPB_JAAS2020 chromosome 10, LegGlyc_1.1, whole genome shotgun sequence DNA:
- the LOC125230713 gene encoding uncharacterized protein LOC125230713 isoform X2 has translation MITRSKSKIMSANPDAVLAPPQPHSSVPQGDRAPSVHSAQSKSKSSRSSATVKAQKAAAEAIALRRRLEREQQLAAHERDREQALAARERERELQLAELQRQVEECELQAELQAIDAEAGSSCAGRSHSDQVSVNRTKKWVENHPFNDNCGDRDMDIPFNDNCGDRDIPAVGCEPLSGPSPGHTVPPPMATRVPAFPMNLLNRQSEPAVGCEPLLGPSPGHTVQSPMATRVSAFPINPLHRQSEPVNATKASEAAGYMPPLFPTELGQPVLLQAVADTAAAAKALASASSVKKLELPQFFGNTLQWLQFKRIYNVTKNNFSPLDNINRLHNALRGPARDAVAALLMSTEDPEEVMRALEDNFARPELIVYKEVNSLKNLPRLGNDLKELGVLSNKTWRSNIDWDTELPQTESSKWFEWFQELLKVSSLKIPRWYSKIKGSEPSYRELHVFADASELAYACVAYWRLVYPDGSIELILIASKTRVSPLKPISIPRLELQAALIASRLALVIKDSHRKKPTRTYFWTDSMTVLQWLRSDARAFKPFVAHRLGEILENSAVKDWHWVPTDLNVADDATRLRPIDLTLSHRWFFGPSFLLKSPEDWPTEPLNVTSNLEELKCQPIESVAVTSVNGVLPNPVTANLEYFNDWLRLLRATARVHQAVAIFGNILASIRNSKVKNGAVPSRSRCSSTSTTHTPLNADLIKAAERHILQRIQLDSFSEEFHCIINSKPIPSNSRLTKLSPSLGEDNLIHLAGRIKAVEDIDPETRSPILLDGRHPIARLLVQLYHRRAGHANNEYVINDIRQRFWLLRLRDTVRSVAHKCLFCKIRKSKPMNPATGDLPPQRLAHHQRAFTFTGLDYFGPVNVTVGRRHEKRYVALYTCLTTRALHLELVHSLSSDSAIMSLRRFIARRGIPNTIYSDNGTAFVGADRILRQFYSDGMKEEAATRGIRWSFIPAAAPSFGGCWERLVRTVKVALKATLNERFPKEETLMTLLMEAEAIANSRPLTHVSTDPEDPTALTPFHFLIGSPSNQTLPSALEDRDLFGRLEWKKAIRLSDHFWKRWVREVLPTMQTRVNVKGDRGQELQIGDVVIIVDESLPRGTWPKGRITNMFPGKDGVNRVVDVATAGGTLRRPLKKLIRIT, from the exons ATGATCACCCGTAgcaaaagtaaaataatgtcGGCTAATCCCGACGCCGTTTTAGCACCTCCACAGCCTCACAGCTCTGTTCCGCAAGGCGACAGGGCACCTAGCGTTCATTCGGCGCAAAGCAAAAGCAAATCTTCTCGTTCTTCGGCGACCGTAAAAGCACAAAAAGCTGCAGCTGAAGCGATCGCTCTGCGCCGCCGCCTGGAACGAGAGCAGCAGCTCGCCGCCCACGAGCGCGACCGTGAGCAGGCGCTCGCCGCGCGGGAGCGCGAACGAGAACTTCAACTTGCGGAGCTGCAACGGCAGGTCGAAGAGTGTGAGCTGCAAGCTGAACTCCAAGCTATTGATGCCGAGGCAGGGAGTAGCTGCGCAGGTCGTAGCCATTCAGATCAGGTGAGCGTGAATAGAACAAAAAAATGGGTTGAAAACCATCCATTCAATGACAATTGTGGTGATAGGGACATGGACATTCCGTTCAATGACAATTGTGGTGATAGGGACATCCCTGCAGTAGGATGCGAACCTCTCTCAGGTCCATCTCCCGGCCATACGGTACCACCACCGATGGCCACTCGGGTACCTGCATTCCCTATGAACCTCCTTAATCGTCAATCGGAACCGGCAGTAGGATGCGAACCTCTTTTAGGTCCATCTCCCGGCCATACGGTACAATCACCGATGGCCACTCGGGTATCTGCATTCCCTATTAACCCCCTTCATCGTCAATCAGAACCGGTAAATGCCACCAAAGCGTCCGAGGCGGCCGGCTATATGCCCCCGCTCTTCCCCACGGAGCTTGGCCAACCTGTTCTCCTGCAAGCGGTAGCCGACACCGCGGCCGCAGCGAAGGCTCTCGCTTCAGCTTCCAGTGTAAAGAAACTGGAATTACCTCAATTTTTTGGTAACACGCTGCAATGGTTACAATTCAAACGTATATATAACGTAACTAAAAATAACTTTTCTCCTCTAGACAACATAAATCGGCTCCACAATGCGCTCCGCGGCCCCGCCCGGGACGCCGTCGCGGCGCTGCTGATGTCCACGGAGGACCCGGAGGAGGTGATGCGCGCTCTCGAGGACAACTTCGCCCGCCCCGAGCTCATCGTCTACAAAGAGGTCAATTCTTTAAAAAACCTTCCTCGCCTGGGAAACGACTTGAAAGAACTAGGAGTACTGTCGAATAAG ACTTGGAGATCTAACATTGATTGGGACACCGAACTCCCACAGACCGAATCATCTAAGTGGTTTGAATGGTTCCAAGAACTTTTAAAAGTTTCTTCGTTGAAGATCCCGCGTTggtattcaaaaataaaaggCTCGGAACCTTCATATCGAGAACTGCATGTTTTTGCGGATGCGAGTGAGCTTGCCTACGCCTGTGTCGCATATTGGCGCTTAGTGTACCCTGACGGCAGCATCGAGCTCATTCTCATCGCAAGTAAAACGAGGGTCTCCCCACTTAAACCTATATCTATCCCGCGATTGGAGTTACAAGCCGCTTTGATAGCTTCTCGATTAGCACTCGTTATCAAGGACAGCCATCGTAAAAAACCAACGCGTACATATTTTTGGACCGATTCGATGACTGTCCTCCAATGGTTGCGTAGTGATGCACGAGCGTTTAAGCCTTTTGTTGCCCACCGCCTAggtgaaatattagaaaattcTGCTGTCAAAGACTGGCACTGGGTACCGACAGACTTAAATGTGGCTGATGACGCAACTAGACTTCGTCCAATTGATCTAACCCTTTCACATCGGTGGTTTTTTGGCCCATCATTTCTTTTAAAGTCCCCCGAGGACTGGCCCACAGAGCCACTTAATGTCACATCAAACCTCGAAGAACTTAAATGCCAACCAATTGAGTCGGTGGCGGTAACTTCAGTTAATGGCGTTTTGCCAAATCCGGTCACAGCAAATCTAGAATATTTTAATGACTGGCTCCGGTTATTACGTGCCACAGCCCGGGTACATCAAGCTGTGGCAATTTTCGGCAACATTTTGGCCTCAATTAGAAATTCTAAAGTAAAAAATGGAGCGGTTCCTTCTCGCTCGCGTTGTTCATCAACGTCCACCACTCACACACCTTTGAACGCAGACCTAATAAAAGCCGCTGAAAGGCATATTTTGCAACGGATTCAACTGGATAGCTTTTCCGAAGAGTTCCACTGTATTATCAACTCAAAACCGATTCCTTCAAATAGCCGTCTCACCAAACTATCACCCTCTCTGGGAGAAGATAATTTAATTCACTTGGCTGGAAGGATAAAAGCGGTAGAAGATATTGACCCAGAAACACGATCTCCTATATTACTAGATGGTCGTCACCCGATCGCACGGTTGTTAGTACAATTATATCACAGACGAGCAGGGCACGCCAACAATGAATACGTCATTAATGACATAAGACAAAGATTCTGGCTTCTGAGGCTTCGAGATACAGTCAGATCAGTCGCTCATAAATGCTTGTTTTGCAAGATTCGCAAATCGAAGCCTATGAACCCCGCCACTGGAGACCTGCCACCTCAAAGGCTCGCACACCACCAGAGGGCATTCACCTTTACCGGCTTAGATTATTTCGGCCCTGTCAATGTCACAGTGGGTCGCCGCCATGAAAAACGTTATGTAGCCCTTTATACATGTCTCACAACACGGGCATTACACCTGGAATTGGTACACAGCCTTTCATCTGACTCTGCCATAATGAGCTTGAGGCGTTTTATTGCCCGAAGAGGTATCCCTAATACAATTTACTCAGACAACGGGACCGCCTTCGTTGGAGCAGACCGCATCCTACGCCAATTCTACTCAGATGGTATGAAAGAAGAAGCAGCGACTAGAGGAATCAGGTGGAGTTTTATCCCCGCAGCTGCACCTTCGTTTGGAGGATGCTGGGAGCGTTTGGTAAGAACAGTAAAAGTGGCGCTGAAAGCAACGCTTAACGAAAGGTTCCCTAAAGAGGAGACATTGATGACGTTACTAATGGAAGCCGAAGCGATTGCAAATTCTCGCCCACTAACACATGTGTCTACAGACCCAGAGGATCCTACGGCCCTTACGCCTTTCCACTTCCTGATTGGAAGCCCTTCTAATCAAACACTGCCATCTGCCTTAGAAGACCGTGACCTTTTCGGACGCTTGGAGTGGAAAAAGGCAATCAGGTTATCAGACCACTTTTGGAAGCGCTGGGTGCGTGAGGTATTGCCAACAATGCAAACGCGAGTAAACGTAAAGGGAGATCGTGGGCAAGAACTACAAATAGGAGATGTGGTGATAATAGTGGACGAATCACTACCTCGCGGAACATGGCCAAAAGGAAGGATAACGAATATGTTTCCCGGAAAAGATGGCGTAAACAGGGTGGTGGACGTTGCAACCGCTGGGGGTACGTTACGCCGCCCCCTCAAAAAGTTGATTAGAATAACCTAA
- the LOC125230713 gene encoding uncharacterized protein LOC125230713 isoform X1, whose amino-acid sequence MSTEDPEEVMRALEDNFARPELIVYKEVNSLKNLPRLGNDLKELGVLSNKVRNSISTIKLLNHLEYLYSPELYHAVLGKLNPTMKIRWTDFATLDATGRPKLEILSDFLKREFDQHIRFGLSPEFIATQPQYVAEKTHKREIIHNIFTQSKSSSKVKHIKKEICAFCDNDHDIKDCSKFNSLSVDERWQWLREAKVCYRCLKASPHQWNTCRVRPCGVDGCPLRHNALLHKQLSAAPLVNVIHAQETNNNPTSSHQPTDEKVIVSTTSTGTQKSNAKVAPCSRAHLKILPVTVTGPAGSCNVYAFLDDGSTASLIDSSIATRIGATGPKQTITVNGVCQLQCEATISYVDFQIKGRYTNETFSVRNARCVDSLGLRTQSLKREALESFSHLTDLVDVLTYESATPTVLIGAEHWYLSIARAVCVGGINEPAACLTALGWTLYGVVSSKTKLVEFINYTHTEINNDENLESLIKEQYKLDSIGITKTETLHSKLDQRAVDILEATSIRLPTGRFEVGMPWRDGIQRVPDSYPQAMSRFLSLERRMCKELDFAKSYNTFINNMITKGYAEECTPETYYAQYNNKSDNIRLYLPHFGVYHPQKQKVRVVHDAAAKNEGVSLNSLLLSGPDLLQPLLKVLFRFRECRVGITADIKEMFPQVRVREQDRDALRFLWRPDKTIAIKEYRMTSVIFGACCSPFIAQFIKNKNALEHADLYPLAVDAILFNHYMDDYIDSQDGVDEAAQLAADIVTVHNAACFEMRGWISNAPEALKLVPEDLRATQPLEIDLGESANSIRALGIAWNPTLDMLGFRTGLLETVPSSLTKRKVLSHVMRVYDPLGLLGPIVIKGRILFQQTWRSNIDWDTELPQTESSKWFEWFQELLKVSSLKIPRWYSKIKGSEPSYRELHVFADASELAYACVAYWRLVYPDGSIELILIASKTRVSPLKPISIPRLELQAALIASRLALVIKDSHRKKPTRTYFWTDSMTVLQWLRSDARAFKPFVAHRLGEILENSAVKDWHWVPTDLNVADDATRLRPIDLTLSHRWFFGPSFLLKSPEDWPTEPLNVTSNLEELKCQPIESVAVTSVNGVLPNPVTANLEYFNDWLRLLRATARVHQAVAIFGNILASIRNSKVKNGAVPSRSRCSSTSTTHTPLNADLIKAAERHILQRIQLDSFSEEFHCIINSKPIPSNSRLTKLSPSLGEDNLIHLAGRIKAVEDIDPETRSPILLDGRHPIARLLVQLYHRRAGHANNEYVINDIRQRFWLLRLRDTVRSVAHKCLFCKIRKSKPMNPATGDLPPQRLAHHQRAFTFTGLDYFGPVNVTVGRRHEKRYVALYTCLTTRALHLELVHSLSSDSAIMSLRRFIARRGIPNTIYSDNGTAFVGADRILRQFYSDGMKEEAATRGIRWSFIPAAAPSFGGCWERLVRTVKVALKATLNERFPKEETLMTLLMEAEAIANSRPLTHVSTDPEDPTALTPFHFLIGSPSNQTLPSALEDRDLFGRLEWKKAIRLSDHFWKRWVREVLPTMQTRVNVKGDRGQELQIGDVVIIVDESLPRGTWPKGRITNMFPGKDGVNRVVDVATAGGTLRRPLKKLIRIT is encoded by the coding sequence ATGTCCACGGAGGACCCGGAGGAGGTGATGCGCGCTCTCGAGGACAACTTCGCCCGCCCCGAGCTCATCGTCTACAAAGAGGTCAATTCTTTAAAAAACCTTCCTCGCCTGGGAAACGACTTGAAAGAACTAGGAGTACTGTCGAATAAGGTACGCAATTCTATTTCTACAATCAAGTTATTAAACCATTTAGAGTACTTGTACTCTCCTGAGCTATATCACGCCGTTTTAGGGAAACTAAACCCTACAATGAAAATTCGGTGGACAGACTTCGCCACGCTTGATGCCACAGGGCGTCCTAAGCTCGAAATATTGTCTGATTTTTTAAAACGCGAGTTCGATCAACATATTCGTTTCGGCTTGTCACCAGAGTTTATTGCTACACAACCGCAATATGTCGCTGAAAAAACACATAAGCGCGAAATCATTCACAATATTTTTACGCAATCAAAGTCGTCATCGAAAgtcaaacatattaaaaaagaaatatgCGCATTTTGTGATAATGATCACGATATAAAAGATTGTTCAAAATTCAATTCTTTATCTGTTGATGAACGATGGCAGTGGTTACGTGAAGCCAAAGTTTGCTATAGGTGTTTAAAGGCTAGTCCACACCAGTGGAATACGTGTCGGGTGAGGCCGTGCGGCGTTGACGGCTGCCCACTTCGTCACAACGCGCTTCTTCATAAACAATTGTCAGCGGCTCCACTAGTCAACGTTATTCACGCCCAGGAAACCAACAATAACCCCACGTCATCTCACCAACCTACCGACGAAAAGGTAATAGTGTCTACTACCTCTACCGGCACACAAAAGTCAAATGCAAAAGTAGCTCCCTGTTCCCGAGCTCACTTAAAGATCTTACCTGTCACTGTCACGGGGCCTGCCGGGTCCTGTAACGTCTACGCGTTCCTTGATGACGGTAGTACTGCTAGTCTCATAGATTCCAGCATTGCCACGCGTATAGGAGCGACTGGGCCAAAACAGACCATAACGGTAAACGGTGTGTGCCAACTCCAATGTGAGGCTACTATATCATACGTAGATTTTCAAATTAAAGGTAGGTACACAAATGAGACCTTTTCAGTGAGAAATGCTCGATGCGTGGATTCTTTAGGTTTGCGGACGCAGTCACTCAAACGTGAAGCGCTTGAATCCTTTTCACATTTGACTGACTTAGTCGACGTTCTAACATACGAAAGCGCTACACCGACTGTTTTAATAGGCGCCGAACATTGGTACTTATCAATCGCTCGTGCTGTTTGTGTCGGCGGTATTAACGAGCCAGCCGCCTGTTTAACAGCACTAGGATGGACTTTGTACGGCGTTGTCTCTAGTAAGACCAAGTTAGTTGAATTTATtaattacacacacacagaaataaataatgatGAAAACTTGGAGTCTCTAATCAAAGAACAATACAAACTAGACTCTATAGGAATCACAAAAACGGAAACATTGCATAGCAAACTAGACCAGCGCGCAGTCGACATTTTGGAAGCAACTTCCATACGACTGCCCACTGGTCGATTTGAAGTAGGCATGCCTTGGCGTGACGGTATACAGCGTGTTCCTGATAGTTACCCACAGGCGATGTCACGTTTTTTAAGTTTGGAGCGGCGCATGTGCAAAGAGCTCGATTTTGCTAAGTCATATAATACATTTATTAACAATATGATAACAAAAGGTTACGCCGAGGAATGTACACCAGAGACCTACTACGCGCAGTACAATAACAAATCTGACAACATTCGCCTCTACCTTCCTCATTTCGGTGTTTACCACCCTCAAAAACAAAAGGTTCGTGTAGTCCATGACGCAGCAGCCAAGAATGAAGGAGTCAGCCTGAACTCCTTATTGCTATCAGGTCCTGATCTTCTTCAACCTCTGCTGAAAGTCCTGTTTCGCTTTAGGGAATGTCGTGTGGGAATAACCGCAGATATTAAAGAGATGTTTCCCCAAGTGCGAGTAAGAGAGCAAGATAGGGACGCTCTTCGATTTCTGTGGAGACCCGATAAAACGATCGCTATTAAGGAGTACAGAATGACGTCTGTCATCTTCGGCGCCTGCTGTAGCCCCTTTATCGcgcaatttataaaaaacaaaaacgctCTTGAACATGCCGATTTATACCCGCTAGCTGTGGACGCCATTTTGTTCAACCACTACATGGATGACTATATTGACTCTCAAGATGGCGTCGACGAAGCGGCTCAGTTAGCGGCAGACATTGTTACCGTGCACAATGCTGCTTGTTTCGAGATGCGAGGATGGATTTCTAACGCGCCAGAGGCCCTAAAACTTGTCCCCGAGGACCTTAGAGCTACTCAGCCGTTAGAAATCGATCTTGGGGAATCCGCCAACAGCATCCGAGCCCTAGGCATAGCATGGAACCCTACTTTAGACATGTTAGGTTTTCGCACAGGTTTACTTGAAACCGTTCCTAGTTCACTAACAAAACGAAAAGTTCTGTCACATGTCATGCGCGTGTACGACCCATTGGGTCTTTTAGGTCCTATAGTTATAAAGGGACGAATTTTGTTCCAACAGACTTGGAGATCTAACATTGATTGGGACACCGAACTCCCACAGACCGAATCATCTAAGTGGTTTGAATGGTTCCAAGAACTTTTAAAAGTTTCTTCGTTGAAGATCCCGCGTTggtattcaaaaataaaaggCTCGGAACCTTCATATCGAGAACTGCATGTTTTTGCGGATGCGAGTGAGCTTGCCTACGCCTGTGTCGCATATTGGCGCTTAGTGTACCCTGACGGCAGCATCGAGCTCATTCTCATCGCAAGTAAAACGAGGGTCTCCCCACTTAAACCTATATCTATCCCGCGATTGGAGTTACAAGCCGCTTTGATAGCTTCTCGATTAGCACTCGTTATCAAGGACAGCCATCGTAAAAAACCAACGCGTACATATTTTTGGACCGATTCGATGACTGTCCTCCAATGGTTGCGTAGTGATGCACGAGCGTTTAAGCCTTTTGTTGCCCACCGCCTAggtgaaatattagaaaattcTGCTGTCAAAGACTGGCACTGGGTACCGACAGACTTAAATGTGGCTGATGACGCAACTAGACTTCGTCCAATTGATCTAACCCTTTCACATCGGTGGTTTTTTGGCCCATCATTTCTTTTAAAGTCCCCCGAGGACTGGCCCACAGAGCCACTTAATGTCACATCAAACCTCGAAGAACTTAAATGCCAACCAATTGAGTCGGTGGCGGTAACTTCAGTTAATGGCGTTTTGCCAAATCCGGTCACAGCAAATCTAGAATATTTTAATGACTGGCTCCGGTTATTACGTGCCACAGCCCGGGTACATCAAGCTGTGGCAATTTTCGGCAACATTTTGGCCTCAATTAGAAATTCTAAAGTAAAAAATGGAGCGGTTCCTTCTCGCTCGCGTTGTTCATCAACGTCCACCACTCACACACCTTTGAACGCAGACCTAATAAAAGCCGCTGAAAGGCATATTTTGCAACGGATTCAACTGGATAGCTTTTCCGAAGAGTTCCACTGTATTATCAACTCAAAACCGATTCCTTCAAATAGCCGTCTCACCAAACTATCACCCTCTCTGGGAGAAGATAATTTAATTCACTTGGCTGGAAGGATAAAAGCGGTAGAAGATATTGACCCAGAAACACGATCTCCTATATTACTAGATGGTCGTCACCCGATCGCACGGTTGTTAGTACAATTATATCACAGACGAGCAGGGCACGCCAACAATGAATACGTCATTAATGACATAAGACAAAGATTCTGGCTTCTGAGGCTTCGAGATACAGTCAGATCAGTCGCTCATAAATGCTTGTTTTGCAAGATTCGCAAATCGAAGCCTATGAACCCCGCCACTGGAGACCTGCCACCTCAAAGGCTCGCACACCACCAGAGGGCATTCACCTTTACCGGCTTAGATTATTTCGGCCCTGTCAATGTCACAGTGGGTCGCCGCCATGAAAAACGTTATGTAGCCCTTTATACATGTCTCACAACACGGGCATTACACCTGGAATTGGTACACAGCCTTTCATCTGACTCTGCCATAATGAGCTTGAGGCGTTTTATTGCCCGAAGAGGTATCCCTAATACAATTTACTCAGACAACGGGACCGCCTTCGTTGGAGCAGACCGCATCCTACGCCAATTCTACTCAGATGGTATGAAAGAAGAAGCAGCGACTAGAGGAATCAGGTGGAGTTTTATCCCCGCAGCTGCACCTTCGTTTGGAGGATGCTGGGAGCGTTTGGTAAGAACAGTAAAAGTGGCGCTGAAAGCAACGCTTAACGAAAGGTTCCCTAAAGAGGAGACATTGATGACGTTACTAATGGAAGCCGAAGCGATTGCAAATTCTCGCCCACTAACACATGTGTCTACAGACCCAGAGGATCCTACGGCCCTTACGCCTTTCCACTTCCTGATTGGAAGCCCTTCTAATCAAACACTGCCATCTGCCTTAGAAGACCGTGACCTTTTCGGACGCTTGGAGTGGAAAAAGGCAATCAGGTTATCAGACCACTTTTGGAAGCGCTGGGTGCGTGAGGTATTGCCAACAATGCAAACGCGAGTAAACGTAAAGGGAGATCGTGGGCAAGAACTACAAATAGGAGATGTGGTGATAATAGTGGACGAATCACTACCTCGCGGAACATGGCCAAAAGGAAGGATAACGAATATGTTTCCCGGAAAAGATGGCGTAAACAGGGTGGTGGACGTTGCAACCGCTGGGGGTACGTTACGCCGCCCCCTCAAAAAGTTGATTAGAATAACCTAA